The following are encoded in a window of Arthrobacter sp. NicSoilB4 genomic DNA:
- a CDS encoding Lrp/AsnC family transcriptional regulator, with protein MDVDALDAKIVRFFTDAPRASVLEASRVLKVARATVQSRLDRMQDSGVIGSWVPQPDPAHFGFPVVAFCSLTINQDLGHDAVVEALAAIPELIEIHTVSGSSDLMARIAARSNPDLQRVLDAMIATRTVLRSSSVIVLNTHFQGRTLPLLEAAANKA; from the coding sequence ATGGACGTTGATGCCCTGGACGCTAAAATTGTCCGATTCTTCACGGATGCTCCCCGGGCGTCGGTGCTGGAGGCCTCCCGGGTCCTTAAGGTTGCCCGCGCCACCGTGCAGTCGCGGCTGGACCGGATGCAGGACAGCGGCGTCATCGGCTCGTGGGTGCCGCAGCCGGATCCGGCACATTTCGGCTTCCCGGTGGTGGCGTTCTGCTCCCTGACGATCAATCAGGACCTGGGGCATGACGCGGTGGTCGAGGCCCTCGCGGCGATCCCGGAACTGATTGAAATCCACACCGTCTCCGGCAGTTCGGACCTGATGGCCCGCATTGCGGCCCGCTCCAACCCGGACCTGCAGCGCGTGCTGGATGCCATGATCGCCACCCGGACGGTGCTGCGTTCGTCCTCGGTGATTGTGCTCAACACGCACTTCCAGGGCCGCACCCTTCCGCTGCTGGAAGCCGCCGCCAACAAAGCGTGA
- a CDS encoding amino acid permease yields the protein MTMKSTAERPGLKLGHSMKPRQLTMMGLGSAIGAGLFLGSGAGVQAAGPAVLISYLVAGTLIILVMWALGEMAAANPNSGAFSVYAEKAMGRTAGATVGWLWWLQLVVVIAAEALGAAALLFSVWPVIPVWALSLIFMVVFTAINLAGVKNFGEFEFWFAILKVAAILLFLGIGTALLLGWLPDVESPGLSNFTADFAPAGLGGIATALFVVIFAFGGTEIVSVAAAETENPQHSVGQAIRTVVWRILVFYIGSVFVIAAVLPYTSDALASPFAGVLDVAGIPGAGAAITLVAVVALLSALNANLYGASRMVFSLSERGEAPRFLSKINKSRVPMLAVGVSVAFGFLAAVLELLFPEQILPALFQLVGSTCLMVWGSALVSQLILRRRADRDGTVLPLRMKGFPGLTIFGLVLLAVIFAVGFSSPDSSKQLFSTIALVAGIAAACWIGARVTRNRGAAPAEQAKTAETAHAGK from the coding sequence ATGACAATGAAGTCCACCGCGGAGCGCCCCGGCCTGAAACTGGGCCACAGCATGAAGCCACGCCAACTCACCATGATGGGACTCGGCAGCGCCATCGGCGCCGGCCTGTTCCTCGGTTCGGGGGCCGGAGTCCAGGCCGCAGGACCCGCCGTCCTGATCTCCTACCTGGTCGCGGGAACCCTGATCATCCTCGTGATGTGGGCCCTCGGCGAAATGGCCGCCGCCAACCCTAACAGCGGCGCGTTTTCCGTCTACGCCGAGAAGGCCATGGGCCGGACCGCAGGTGCAACCGTAGGCTGGCTCTGGTGGCTGCAGCTGGTGGTTGTCATCGCCGCCGAGGCCCTCGGCGCCGCCGCCCTGCTGTTCAGCGTGTGGCCCGTAATCCCGGTCTGGGCCCTGTCCCTGATCTTTATGGTCGTGTTCACTGCGATCAACCTTGCCGGGGTCAAGAACTTCGGCGAGTTTGAGTTTTGGTTCGCCATCCTCAAGGTGGCCGCCATCCTGCTGTTCCTGGGCATCGGCACCGCCCTGCTGCTCGGCTGGCTCCCGGACGTCGAATCCCCCGGCCTTTCCAACTTCACCGCGGACTTCGCCCCGGCGGGGCTGGGCGGCATCGCCACGGCGCTCTTCGTGGTGATCTTCGCTTTTGGCGGCACTGAGATTGTCAGTGTGGCCGCGGCCGAGACCGAGAACCCCCAGCACAGCGTGGGCCAGGCGATCCGCACCGTCGTCTGGCGGATCCTGGTCTTTTACATCGGCTCCGTGTTCGTCATCGCCGCCGTCCTTCCGTACACATCCGATGCCCTCGCGTCGCCGTTCGCCGGCGTCCTGGACGTGGCGGGCATCCCCGGCGCCGGCGCCGCCATCACCCTGGTGGCCGTCGTCGCGCTTCTCTCGGCCCTGAACGCGAACCTGTACGGCGCGTCCCGGATGGTCTTCTCGCTGTCCGAACGCGGCGAAGCCCCCCGGTTCCTCTCGAAAATCAACAAGTCACGGGTGCCGATGCTCGCCGTCGGCGTCTCCGTGGCGTTCGGCTTCCTGGCCGCCGTGCTGGAGCTGCTTTTCCCGGAGCAGATCCTCCCGGCGCTGTTCCAGCTGGTCGGCTCGACCTGCCTGATGGTCTGGGGCTCCGCCCTCGTCTCCCAGCTGATCCTCCGCCGCCGCGCGGACCGGGACGGCACCGTCCTGCCGCTGCGGATGAAGGGCTTCCCCGGACTGACGATCTTCGGGCTCGTGCTCCTCGCCGTGATCTTCGCCGTCGGCTTCAGCAGCCCGGACAGCAGCAAGCAGCTTTTCAGCACCATCGCCCTGGTCGCCGGCATTGCCGCAGCGTGCTGGATCGGCGCCCGTGTCACCCGCAACCGCGGCGCGGCTCCGGCCGAGCAGGCCAAAACCGCCGAAACCGCCCACGCCGGGAAGTAA
- a CDS encoding thiamine pyrophosphate-dependent enzyme — MDTLPVASGDAAEPLTPAQLRELYSLMVAVRHLDTSAIAWQRQGIIPGYAPELGQEAAQVGSGYAVDTTRDFVFPTYREMGVARTIGVDMVAYMSTHKATWHGGLYDPLESRLAPIQAVVAGSVLHAVGWAHGQTLDGKDGVAMTYFGDGASSQGDVHEALNFAAVMKAPVVFFVQNNGWAISVPTERQVAGGSVAARAAGYGIPALRIDGDDVVAVVEATRRAFAHARAGNGPVLIEAMTYRRGPHSTSDDPGRYRSLDEERDGAGVDPLERFRQRLLADGVADEAFFAEALAAAKAEEEQIRTGIQALGSRPGTEMFDLVFQETTPALQAQAANWREESEHV, encoded by the coding sequence ATGGACACACTTCCCGTGGCTTCCGGCGACGCCGCCGAACCCCTCACTCCCGCCCAGCTCCGCGAGCTCTATTCGCTGATGGTGGCCGTCCGCCACCTCGACACCTCGGCCATCGCCTGGCAGCGTCAGGGCATCATCCCCGGCTACGCACCCGAGCTCGGCCAGGAGGCGGCCCAGGTGGGCAGCGGCTACGCCGTCGACACCACCCGGGACTTCGTCTTCCCCACCTACCGCGAGATGGGCGTCGCCCGCACCATAGGCGTGGACATGGTGGCGTACATGTCCACCCACAAGGCCACCTGGCACGGCGGCCTCTACGACCCGCTGGAATCGCGGCTCGCCCCGATCCAGGCCGTGGTGGCCGGCTCGGTGCTGCACGCCGTCGGCTGGGCCCATGGCCAGACACTGGATGGGAAAGACGGCGTCGCGATGACGTACTTCGGCGACGGCGCCTCCTCCCAGGGCGACGTTCACGAGGCCCTGAACTTCGCCGCCGTAATGAAGGCGCCCGTGGTGTTCTTTGTCCAGAACAACGGCTGGGCCATCTCGGTCCCCACCGAACGCCAGGTCGCCGGCGGCTCCGTCGCCGCCCGCGCCGCCGGCTACGGCATCCCGGCCCTGCGGATCGACGGCGACGACGTCGTCGCCGTCGTCGAGGCCACCCGCCGCGCCTTTGCGCACGCCCGGGCCGGCAACGGCCCCGTCCTCATCGAAGCCATGACGTACCGCCGCGGCCCGCACTCGACCTCCGATGATCCGGGCCGCTACCGCTCGCTCGATGAGGAGCGCGACGGCGCCGGCGTGGACCCGCTGGAACGCTTCCGGCAGCGGCTGCTCGCCGACGGCGTCGCCGACGAGGCCTTCTTCGCCGAAGCCCTCGCCGCGGCCAAGGCCGAGGAGGAACAGATCCGCACCGGCATCCAGGCCCTCGGTTCCCGCCCCGGCACCGAAATGTTTGACCTGGTCTTCCAGGAAACCACCCCTGCCCTGCAGGCCCAGGCCGCCAACTGGCGCGAGGAGTCCGAACATGTCTAA
- a CDS encoding alpha-ketoacid dehydrogenase subunit beta, with product MSNSILEGESAVHPTLAAGAPESTAAATTAVMSMQQALNRALDEVLADNPKAVIFGEDCGRLGGVFRITDGLQAKHGEQRVFDTPLAESGILGMSVGLAMAGFHPIPEVQFDGFAYPAINQIVCQIARMNYRSRGTMPMPITLRVPSFGGIRAPEHHGESLEALFAHVPGLKVVSPSNPNEAYHLLKYAATRPDPVIFMEPKSRYWQKGDVNLADGGSPTGAKVMREGRHLTLVAWGAMVARCLQVAELAAEDGIDIEVLDLRWLKPIDAEALAASVRKTRRAVVVHEAPLTSGLGAEVAQLITQSCFDTLRAPVERVTGFDVPYPSGDLEDEYIPNIDRILFGIQRVLEYKRG from the coding sequence ATGTCTAACTCGATTCTCGAAGGCGAAAGCGCCGTGCACCCCACCCTTGCCGCGGGTGCTCCCGAAAGCACCGCCGCCGCGACCACCGCCGTGATGTCCATGCAGCAGGCCCTCAACCGGGCCCTCGACGAGGTCCTTGCCGACAACCCCAAGGCCGTCATCTTCGGCGAGGACTGCGGCCGGCTCGGCGGCGTCTTCCGCATCACCGACGGGCTGCAGGCCAAGCACGGCGAGCAGCGCGTCTTCGACACCCCGCTGGCGGAATCCGGCATCCTCGGCATGTCCGTGGGCCTGGCGATGGCCGGGTTCCACCCCATCCCCGAGGTCCAGTTCGACGGCTTCGCCTACCCGGCCATCAACCAGATCGTCTGCCAGATCGCCCGGATGAACTACCGCAGCCGCGGCACGATGCCGATGCCGATCACCCTGCGGGTTCCCAGCTTCGGCGGCATCCGAGCCCCCGAACACCACGGCGAAAGCCTCGAGGCGCTCTTCGCCCACGTGCCCGGGCTCAAGGTGGTCTCGCCGTCGAACCCGAACGAGGCCTACCACCTGCTCAAGTACGCGGCCACGCGGCCGGACCCGGTGATCTTTATGGAACCGAAGTCCCGCTACTGGCAGAAGGGCGACGTCAACCTCGCAGACGGCGGCTCCCCCACCGGAGCGAAGGTCATGCGCGAGGGCCGCCACCTCACGCTCGTCGCGTGGGGCGCCATGGTGGCGCGCTGCCTCCAGGTCGCCGAACTCGCCGCCGAGGACGGGATCGACATCGAGGTCCTGGACCTGCGCTGGCTCAAGCCGATCGACGCCGAGGCGCTGGCCGCCTCCGTGCGCAAGACGCGCCGCGCCGTCGTCGTCCATGAAGCGCCGCTCACGTCCGGCCTGGGCGCCGAGGTGGCGCAACTGATCACCCAGTCCTGCTTCGACACGCTCCGGGCGCCGGTCGAGCGCGTCACCGGCTTCGACGTCCCGTACCCTTCGGGAGACCTGGAAGACGAATACATCCCGAACATTGACCGGATCCTCTTCGGGATCCAGCGAGTATTGGAGTACAAACGTGGCTGA
- a CDS encoding biotin/lipoyl-containing protein, translating to MAEISFPLPDLGEGLIEATVLEWLVAPGDQVERNQPLVEVETTKSAVELPSPQAGKVVRIHGGPGDKINVGEPLIVFEVPDNTAGIVGTVPKEEAPKRRVRLSAVLDED from the coding sequence GTGGCTGAAATTTCCTTCCCGCTCCCGGACCTCGGCGAGGGCCTGATCGAGGCAACCGTGCTGGAATGGCTGGTCGCGCCAGGCGACCAGGTGGAGCGCAACCAGCCCCTCGTCGAAGTGGAAACCACCAAATCAGCCGTTGAATTGCCCAGCCCGCAGGCAGGTAAGGTTGTGCGTATCCACGGCGGACCCGGTGACAAGATCAATGTCGGCGAGCCCCTGATTGTGTTTGAGGTGCCGGACAACACCGCCGGCATCGTGGGCACGGTCCCGAAGGAAGAGGCACCAAAGCGCCGGGTCCGCCTGAGCGCCGTACTTGATGAGGACTGA
- a CDS encoding alpha/beta fold hydrolase — MSGRHTGEQHSHTVEGTDPQLYVGVHEPASDAGLRPVLLLHGFSSSSKLNWEDSGWITALLEAGRRVITVDLPGHGRSGAPEDMDSYAPSRIRADLLQIAFDSGVRPLRDGDPSSGLDLIGYSLGSRLAWEFGATQHELVHRLVLGGPNVADPLADFDLVAAQRYLADGTPISDASTAGLLKMAQMLPSNNIFSLLSLVEAIKSEPFDPAEAVPHMPMLLVAGEKDERAVSMPELAALGAKAGALVEQLVLPGRNHTNAITSRAFKQGAISFLGV, encoded by the coding sequence ATGAGCGGCAGACACACCGGCGAACAGCATTCGCACACCGTCGAGGGCACCGACCCGCAACTGTATGTGGGTGTCCACGAGCCCGCGTCCGACGCCGGACTGCGCCCGGTGCTGCTGCTGCACGGATTCTCCTCTTCATCCAAGCTCAACTGGGAAGACAGCGGCTGGATTACCGCCCTGCTTGAGGCGGGCCGCCGGGTCATCACGGTGGACCTGCCCGGCCACGGCCGCAGCGGCGCCCCCGAGGACATGGACTCCTACGCCCCGAGCAGGATCCGGGCGGACCTGCTGCAGATCGCGTTCGACTCGGGAGTCCGCCCCCTGCGCGACGGCGACCCTTCCAGCGGACTGGACCTGATCGGCTACTCGCTCGGCTCCCGGCTGGCCTGGGAGTTCGGCGCCACCCAGCACGAGCTGGTGCACCGGCTGGTCCTGGGCGGGCCGAACGTCGCCGATCCGCTCGCGGACTTCGACCTCGTCGCCGCACAGCGCTACCTCGCCGACGGCACCCCGATCTCCGATGCGTCCACTGCCGGGCTGCTGAAGATGGCCCAGATGCTGCCGAGCAACAACATCTTCTCGCTGCTGTCCCTCGTGGAGGCCATCAAGAGCGAGCCGTTCGATCCCGCCGAAGCCGTGCCGCACATGCCGATGCTGCTGGTGGCCGGGGAGAAGGACGAGCGCGCCGTCTCCATGCCCGAACTTGCGGCGCTGGGCGCCAAAGCCGGGGCCCTGGTGGAGCAGCTGGTCCTTCCGGGCCGCAACCACACCAACGCCATCACCAGCCGGGCGTTTAAGCAGGGGGCCATCAGCTTCCTGGGCGTCTAG
- a CDS encoding phosphoribosyltransferase family protein has product MRFTDREQAGRLLAAALPQFRGRPDTTVLGLACGGVPVAAEAAASLRLPWDVLPVRKLGIPGLDETAFGALAAADGGVVRVLNRPLVARLLDIGVRQSALDAVESAERSELGRRAAAYPGPRLPLAGKTVIVADDGLATGATMRAGVEAVRAAGAATVVVGVPVASLEAQSSLQQLADAAFSLFIPGQFRAVGSSYRTFRQVRDDDVVRLLGARPA; this is encoded by the coding sequence ATGCGCTTCACAGACCGCGAGCAGGCCGGCAGGCTCCTGGCCGCTGCCCTCCCCCAGTTCCGCGGACGACCGGACACCACGGTGCTGGGCCTCGCCTGTGGCGGGGTTCCGGTGGCGGCCGAGGCCGCCGCATCCCTCCGGCTGCCGTGGGACGTGCTGCCGGTCCGCAAACTGGGGATTCCGGGACTCGACGAGACCGCGTTCGGCGCCCTGGCCGCCGCTGACGGCGGGGTGGTGAGGGTGCTGAACCGCCCCCTGGTGGCCCGGCTCCTCGACATTGGCGTCCGCCAGTCCGCGCTGGACGCAGTGGAAAGCGCCGAGCGGTCGGAACTGGGGCGCCGCGCCGCAGCCTACCCTGGGCCCCGGCTGCCCCTGGCCGGCAAAACCGTGATCGTGGCCGATGACGGGCTGGCCACCGGAGCGACCATGCGGGCCGGCGTCGAGGCCGTACGGGCGGCCGGTGCGGCAACCGTCGTCGTCGGCGTTCCCGTCGCGTCACTGGAGGCCCAGTCGTCACTGCAGCAGCTCGCGGACGCCGCGTTCAGCCTGTTCATCCCCGGCCAGTTCCGCGCCGTCGGCAGCTCCTACCGCACCTTCCGGCAAGTGCGTGACGACGACGTCGTCCGACTGCTGGGTGCCCGGCCCGCCTGA
- a CDS encoding MFS transporter → MTATSSVDSEAGPSSKHEERKVLAGTLVGTTIEWYDFFIFAQLTATLLSPLFLAPLNASNPGLAQILSFALIGISFLFRPLGAVVAGHLGDRLGRKAMLVFTLIMMGAATALIGMLPTYAQIGFWAPVLLILLRVIQGFSAGGEWGGAALMAVEHAPKSKRGLFGAYPQIGVPVGMILATGLLYFLNTSMSKEDFAAWGWRVPFLLSIVLIVVGYLIRRAVAESPVFKEMQERKEESKAPLGELFRKHKKAVLFSTMIFIGNNAAGYLLIAFFISYATKSLKMPTAQILLATTLASFGWLIFTLVGGWLSDKIGRVKTFLIGYGIVFAWMIPMFALIDTKNIFLYGVALFVLTIGLGLSYGPMSAMYAEMFPANVRYSGISIGYAFGAILGGAFAATIAEALLQGTGWTGSIGIYIMILCVISAVGVLLAGETRGRALGVSHHAPAATAKH, encoded by the coding sequence ATGACCGCAACTTCAAGTGTCGATTCTGAGGCGGGCCCCAGCAGCAAGCATGAGGAACGCAAGGTCCTCGCGGGGACGCTGGTCGGGACCACCATCGAGTGGTACGACTTCTTCATCTTCGCCCAGCTGACGGCAACGCTGCTGTCGCCGCTGTTCCTGGCTCCCCTGAACGCCTCCAACCCGGGCCTGGCGCAGATCCTGTCCTTTGCCCTCATCGGCATCAGCTTCCTGTTCCGCCCGCTCGGCGCCGTCGTCGCCGGCCACCTGGGTGACCGCCTCGGCCGCAAGGCCATGCTGGTCTTCACCCTCATCATGATGGGCGCCGCCACTGCCCTGATCGGCATGCTGCCGACCTACGCCCAGATCGGCTTCTGGGCTCCGGTCCTGCTGATCCTGCTCCGCGTCATCCAGGGCTTCTCCGCCGGCGGTGAATGGGGCGGCGCTGCCCTGATGGCAGTCGAGCACGCTCCCAAGAGCAAGCGCGGACTGTTCGGCGCCTACCCGCAGATCGGTGTTCCGGTCGGCATGATCCTCGCCACCGGCCTGCTGTACTTCCTCAACACGTCCATGTCCAAGGAAGACTTCGCGGCCTGGGGCTGGCGTGTGCCGTTCCTGCTCTCCATCGTGCTGATCGTCGTCGGCTACCTGATCCGCCGGGCCGTTGCCGAGAGCCCCGTCTTCAAGGAAATGCAGGAGCGCAAGGAAGAGAGCAAGGCTCCCCTCGGCGAGCTCTTCCGCAAGCACAAGAAGGCCGTCCTCTTTTCGACGATGATCTTCATCGGCAACAACGCTGCCGGCTACCTGCTGATCGCATTCTTCATCTCCTACGCCACCAAGTCCCTGAAGATGCCCACCGCGCAGATCCTGCTGGCCACCACGCTGGCGTCCTTCGGCTGGCTGATCTTCACCCTGGTCGGCGGCTGGCTGTCCGACAAGATCGGCCGGGTCAAGACCTTCCTGATCGGCTATGGCATCGTCTTCGCCTGGATGATTCCGATGTTCGCGCTGATCGACACCAAGAACATCTTCCTCTACGGCGTGGCGCTGTTCGTCCTGACCATCGGCCTGGGCCTGTCCTATGGCCCGATGTCCGCGATGTACGCCGAGATGTTCCCTGCGAACGTGCGCTACTCCGGCATCTCGATCGGCTACGCCTTCGGTGCCATCCTGGGCGGCGCGTTCGCCGCCACCATCGCGGAGGCCCTGCTCCAGGGCACCGGGTGGACCGGCTCCATCGGGATCTACATCATGATCCTCTGCGTCATCTCTGCGGTCGGCGTCCTGCTGGCCGGGGAGACCAGGGGCCGCGCGCTCGGCGTCAGCCACCACGCGCCGGCCGCAACGGCCAAGCACTAG
- the hpaB gene encoding 4-hydroxyphenylacetate 3-monooxygenase, oxygenase component, whose translation MGIRTGQQYLDKLNDMTPHVVIDGEVVSEKIAEHPAFRNVARSYAKLFDMQHDPLHQDALTYTSPTTGDLVNASFLVPKTVEDLQRRRRAISTWAESSNGFLGRSGDYMNSSLTALSTAGKWFSQADPKFGENILNYYEWARENDVLATHTLIPPQVNRSVSGSEQLGGQLSARIVEEREDGIVITGARMLATIAPIADELLVFPSTVLRGTPEDAPYSYAFAIPNDTPGLRYLCRTSLYNGGSTHDEPLASRYEEMDAVAVFDNVFVPNERIFMLGNPQLCNGFYSETGAGALMTHQVVTRTIAKSEFFLGLASELADSIGIDGFQHIQEDIAELIVDVEIGKALVRASEADAELNEAGVMLPKWTTLNAARNWYPKVAQRFPQIIRKFSASGLMALPGEADVNSDARADIEMYLQGKSLTGPERVRLFKLAFDASVSGFSGRQSLYEYFFFGDPVRMAGAMVNSYDRGPVRARVREFLNRTD comes from the coding sequence ATGGGTATCCGTACCGGACAGCAGTACCTGGACAAGCTCAACGACATGACGCCCCACGTGGTGATCGACGGTGAGGTTGTCAGCGAGAAGATCGCCGAGCACCCCGCGTTCCGCAACGTGGCGCGCTCCTACGCCAAGCTCTTCGACATGCAACATGACCCGCTGCACCAGGATGCGCTGACCTACACCTCGCCCACGACCGGAGACCTGGTGAATGCCTCCTTCCTGGTGCCGAAGACCGTCGAGGACCTCCAGCGCCGGCGCCGCGCCATCTCCACGTGGGCCGAGTCCTCCAACGGCTTCCTGGGCCGCTCCGGCGACTACATGAACTCCTCGCTGACCGCCCTCAGCACGGCCGGGAAGTGGTTTTCCCAGGCGGACCCGAAGTTCGGCGAGAACATCCTCAACTACTACGAGTGGGCCCGGGAAAACGACGTCCTCGCCACACACACCCTGATCCCGCCCCAGGTCAACCGGTCCGTCTCCGGCTCTGAACAGCTCGGCGGCCAGCTGTCAGCCCGGATCGTTGAGGAACGCGAGGACGGCATCGTCATCACCGGTGCCCGCATGCTCGCCACCATCGCACCGATCGCGGATGAGCTCCTGGTCTTCCCCTCCACGGTCCTCCGCGGCACGCCGGAGGATGCCCCGTACTCGTACGCCTTCGCCATCCCCAATGACACGCCGGGGCTTCGCTACCTGTGCCGCACCTCGCTGTACAACGGCGGCAGCACCCACGACGAGCCGCTGGCCTCCCGCTACGAGGAAATGGACGCCGTGGCGGTCTTTGACAATGTCTTTGTGCCCAATGAGCGCATCTTTATGCTCGGCAACCCGCAATTGTGCAACGGCTTCTACTCCGAAACCGGTGCTGGCGCCCTCATGACGCACCAGGTGGTCACCCGGACCATCGCCAAGAGCGAGTTCTTCCTGGGCCTTGCCTCCGAACTCGCCGATTCGATCGGCATCGACGGCTTCCAGCACATCCAGGAGGACATCGCCGAACTAATCGTCGACGTCGAGATCGGCAAGGCCCTGGTCCGGGCCTCCGAGGCCGATGCGGAGCTCAACGAGGCCGGCGTTATGCTGCCGAAGTGGACCACGCTCAACGCCGCCCGCAACTGGTACCCCAAGGTCGCCCAGCGCTTTCCGCAGATCATCCGGAAGTTCTCCGCCTCCGGACTGATGGCCCTTCCCGGCGAAGCGGACGTCAACAGCGACGCCCGGGCGGATATCGAGATGTACCTGCAGGGCAAGTCGCTCACCGGCCCCGAGCGTGTCCGGCTCTTCAAGCTGGCCTTCGACGCCTCGGTGTCCGGCTTCTCCGGCCGGCAGTCACTGTACGAGTACTTCTTCTTCGGCGATCCGGTCCGGATGGCCGGGGCAATGGTGAACAGCTACGACCGCGGGCCCGTCCGGGCCCGTGTGCGGGAGTTTCTGAACCGCACCGACTGA
- a CDS encoding flavin reductase family protein: MIAKPRTEPVRVVPGQTPAARAHRFRGSLGRFATGVAIVTFDGATRRHGITVNSFTSVSMDPPLVLVSIARTAKAHDELAGRPFTVNILGAEQRQLAMHFAGRPGPEPLWVEGGAAPRLSRVLAYFECKPWAAYDGGDHTLYIGEVTDFNYRSGDALGFANGAFTTIPESQLGMEDLL; this comes from the coding sequence ATGATTGCCAAACCCCGCACGGAGCCTGTCCGGGTTGTTCCGGGTCAAACTCCCGCTGCGCGCGCCCATCGCTTCCGCGGCAGCCTGGGGCGCTTCGCCACCGGTGTCGCGATCGTGACCTTCGACGGCGCCACCAGGCGCCACGGCATCACCGTCAATTCCTTCACCTCGGTGTCCATGGACCCGCCGCTCGTGCTCGTCAGTATCGCCCGCACCGCGAAGGCACACGACGAGCTCGCCGGCCGGCCCTTCACCGTCAATATCCTTGGCGCGGAGCAGCGGCAGCTCGCGATGCACTTCGCAGGCCGCCCCGGACCCGAGCCGCTCTGGGTCGAGGGTGGCGCCGCACCGCGGCTCTCCCGTGTGCTTGCCTACTTCGAATGCAAGCCCTGGGCAGCGTACGACGGCGGCGACCACACGCTCTACATCGGCGAGGTGACGGACTTCAACTACCGCAGCGGCGATGCGCTGGGCTTCGCCAACGGCGCCTTCACCACGATCCCGGAAAGCCAGCTGGGCATGGAGGACCTGCTCTGA
- a CDS encoding helix-turn-helix domain-containing protein, which yields MTPTAGSTQASPSQTLSRGIRALEILADAPHPLTIAELADAMGVHRSVAYRILRTLEDHSLLVRDDGGRVQPGPGLAVLARGVSRNLQTAALPELTQLANSLTMSAFVAVWDHEECVTLVTVDPRHTGATVVQHPGSRHPISAGAPGIAIQSAMSEQEWTAAAPGIPYRAEAAEARRRGYAASHDEVIAGVSSLAVPIRVPGGRPAALAVVYIRAAQDPEEVAAALAAGAERIESQLG from the coding sequence ATGACCCCGACCGCCGGCAGCACGCAGGCCTCCCCGTCCCAGACGCTGTCGCGTGGCATCCGTGCCCTGGAGATCCTGGCCGACGCCCCGCACCCGCTGACCATCGCCGAACTCGCCGATGCGATGGGCGTGCACCGCTCCGTCGCCTACCGGATCCTCCGCACCCTTGAGGACCACTCCCTGCTGGTGCGCGACGACGGCGGCCGGGTCCAGCCCGGACCGGGCCTTGCCGTCCTGGCCCGGGGAGTTTCCCGGAACCTCCAGACGGCGGCCCTGCCGGAGCTCACCCAGCTCGCCAACTCGCTGACGATGAGCGCCTTCGTTGCCGTCTGGGACCACGAGGAGTGCGTCACCCTGGTCACCGTGGATCCTCGGCACACCGGGGCCACTGTGGTCCAGCATCCCGGCTCGCGGCATCCGATCAGCGCCGGGGCCCCCGGCATCGCGATCCAGTCAGCCATGTCGGAACAGGAATGGACCGCCGCCGCACCCGGCATCCCCTACCGGGCGGAAGCGGCCGAGGCACGCCGCAGGGGGTATGCCGCCAGCCATGACGAGGTCATCGCCGGCGTCTCCTCGCTGGCCGTACCGATCCGGGTTCCGGGCGGACGGCCGGCCGCTCTCGCCGTCGTCTATATCCGCGCCGCACAGGATCCGGAAGAGGTGGCCGCGGCCCTTGCCGCGGGCGCCGAGCGGATCGAGAGCCAGCTGGGCTAA